The nucleotide window CTGCGATAGGCCCCGGACGACGCCCGCCGCCCGCGACAGGGCGTCCCAGCGCTGCGCCGGCGCCGCCTGTCCGCCTTCCTCCTCGAGGATGGGCGCGCTGCTCAGCCAGTCCATCACCACGTCGCGGCGGAACCCGCTTTCGCGCACGCGGAACAGTCCAAGCAGGGCGCGGCCGGCGACGGTCTGGGCAAGCGTCTGCGTGCCGGGGCCGTTGAACTCGACCCCGGCGGCCCTGAACTGCTCCTGCGCAACCAGCGCGTAGGGCTGGGCGGCCCGGTAGAGGACGGCCATGCGGTGCAGGGGCGCGCCTTCCTCCAGCCTGCGCATCGCCAGGCGCAGCACGGAGCGCACCTCTTCTTCCGCGTCGGCGGCGACAAGCACGTGCGCGCGGGCCGATTGGGGCGAAGCGGGCTCGACGGCGGCCGCCCCCAGGAAGGGCTCCAGGCGCGAGGCGATGGCGCGGGACAGGCCATCGGCCTCTTCTTCGCCGGTGAGACCGATGATGACCGTGAGAAGTCCGGCGTCGGCGAGGGCGCGAAGCATCTCCTGCTCGGCGGGCGAGAGGCGACGCGGAAGAAACACGATGACGTGGCCGATGTCGCGCAGGGCGGCGGAGCCGTCGCGGACGGCGGCGGCGGCGGAAAGGGCAAGGTCTTCTTCGTCGTAGTAGCCTTCGGTGCGGCGCCGGTATTCGCGGAACAGCCGCACGACGTGGGCCGCCCTCTCGCTCTGCCGTTCGAGGGCGGCAAGCGCTTCTTCCGGCGAGCGGCGCAGCTCGGCAAAGGTCAATTCGAGGCTGCGCTCGGTACCGGCGTGCTCGCGCACCTCCGCGAAAATGCCGGGGGCGGCGGCCAGTGTAGCGCGCACCACTTCTGCGCGGACGGCGCCGGAGAGCGGGAGCCTGCCGGCGGCGGCGAGCGCGGGCGAGCCGAGCAGTTCGGCGACGCGGGGGAGCACATCGAAACGCACGCCGATCACGCCCCCCTCCAAAGCTCCCAGGGTGCGGCTTAGCGAAAGCTTGGCATAGTTCGAGGGAACGGCAACAGTGACCGGCCGGAGGAGGTCGCCCTGCTTGGCGGCGGCTATCGCCTCCTGAAGCCGGTCGAGCGCCGGCTGCCCGAAGGGAACGAGGTGCAGCGAGGCCATCCGCTGTCCGACGTATGGGGTTTCGCGCCGGGACGCCTGAAGTCCCCACGTTCCGGCAGGGGCATTGTAGCAGATCGGGCTACGCAGGCGAGACGGGCCCGGAGAAATGAATGCGCGTCAGGGCGGATCTACACGCCTGCCTACTGCGCGACGAGGCCGCCGTCGATGACCATCGCGTGCCCGAGGACGAAGGACGCGGCGTCGGAGCAGAGCCAGATCACTGCCTCGGCGACCTCCTCCGGCACGCCCAGCCGGCCGATGGGCTCGGCTTCCATCAGTTGCGCCTCCCCCTGGGGCGAGCCGCCGGCGAAACGTTCGACCATCGGCGTGCGGATGACGCCGGGACAGACGACGTTGATGCGTATGCCCGTCGTGGCGTACTCGAGCGCCGCCGTCTTCGTCAGCCCAATCACGCCGTGCTTGCTTGCCACGTAAGCAGGGATGTTGCGGTAACCGATAAGGCCCGCTACGGAAGACATGTTAACGATGGCGCCCTTGCCCTGCTTCAGCATTTGAGGGATCTCGTTCTTCATGCAGAGCCACGCGCCCTTCAAGTTCACGCTGAGCACGCGGTCCCAGTTTGCTTCCGAGGAGTCGGCGGTGGCCGCCTGCTCCCCCTCGATGCCGGCGTTGTTGAACGCGAAGTCGAGCCGGCCATACTTGCGCACGGTCTCGCTGATCAGGTTCTCTACCTGGTCGGGCTGCGACACGTCGGCGCGGACGAAGTAGGCGTCGCCGCCAGCGTCCGTTATCATGTGGACGGTGTCTTCGCCGCCGCTCGCGTCGACGTCGGAGACTACTACCTTCGCCCCTTCGCGAGCGAAAGCGATCGCCGCCGCCCTGCCGATCCCCGAGCTGGCGCCGGTGACAAGGGCGACCTTGCCCTCGAACATTCCCGCCATTCCGTCACCTCCTGTCTTCGCTAGAAGCGGACCGAGAGAAACGCCCTCTGCACCACCTCAGGCAGCGCAGGGTGCACGTAGATCGACTGCGTGATCGCGGTCGTAGGGAGGCGGGCGCGCATGGCGATCGCCGCCTCCTGTATCAGGACGGACGCCTCTGTGCCGATGATGTGACACCCCAGAATGTCGCGCGTATCCCGGGCCGCGACCACTTTCACGAACCCCTCGTGGTCTTCGATCGACGACCCGTAAGCGGTGTCGTGGTAGTCATAGACGCCGACCGCGTAGTCGAGCCGCTGGCGCTGCGCCTGCCTCTCCGTGAGGCCCACGCCGGCGACCTGCGGCGAAGCGAAGACGGCGTGCGGCATGCCGCGGTAGCTGATGCGCGCGCGCTTTTCGGGGTTGAAAATGTTGTGGGCCACGTGCACCGCTTCCAGGTTAGCGTTGTGCTTCAGCATGTACCGGCCGACGATATCGCCGAGCGCCCAGATGCCGGGGATGTTCGTCTCCAGGTACTCATTGGTCTTGACGAAGCCCTTGTCATCGACCTCGACGCCCGTCTTCTCCACGTCGAGGAGGTCGCTGTTGGGCGCGCGGCCGACCGCAACCATGAGCACGTCCGTTGAAAGCGTGCGCTCGCTCCCATCGGAGCTTACACGCAGCAGCAGCTCGTGGCCGTCTCGACGCACCTGCGTGACGGTACTTCCGACGTGGAGATCGAATCGCCGTTCGTAGACCTCCGTGAAGCGCTCGCTTATGTCGTCGTCCTCGCCGGGGAGCAGCAGCGGCTCCTGCTCGATAATCGACACCCTGGTGCCCAGGGCGCCGAAGAAATGGGCAAACTCCGCTGATATGTAGCCGCCGCCCAGCATCGCCATGCGGCGGGGCTTCTCGTCCAGGCGCATCACGTCGTCCGAAGTGACGAACGGGACGTCCTCCAGCCCGTCGATCGGCGGTATGCGGGGACGGCTTCCGGCGGCAATAACGATAGTCTCCGCGGTGATCTGCTCGCCGCCCACATCAAGCACCTTCCGATCAACGAAGCGCCCGTGGCCCTTGAAGACGGAGATGCGCGGATGCCTCCTGTTCGCCTCTTCGATGGAACGCGCTTCCGCGTCGACGGACTCGAAGACGCGTCGCCTGATACGACGCCAGTCGGCCTCGGGCGGCGCGGTCTTCACCCCGAAGAGCGGGGCGCGGCGTATGGTCTCCATGACGTCGGCGGTGTAGATGAGCATCTTCGAGGGAATGCAGCCGCGGTTGAGGCAGGTGCCGCCGAAGGGGCCGTTCTCAACGACAGCGACGGAAAGACCCCTGCGGGCCGCCTGCGCCGACACCTCGAGGCCGGACCCCGAGCCGATCACTATCAAGTCAAACGACTGCACTTGTTCCTCGCGCCCGCTGCTTGGCTTTAGGCAGCGGAGGTCTCCCTCTCCATCTCAGGAGAATAGCGCCCGTGGCGGGCCGCGCTGTTGCACCGCGCGCGGTGATAGAAGAGGCGCTGCGCCTCCGGAACGCCAGCCGGATTGCCCGCCCATGCGCGCATCGGCGGCTCCTGGAGCGCCCTCGCAAACGAGAACGAGACCTCCCAGGGATGCGGCCCCATGCGGTTCATCGCGTTCAGGTTGGCGGTCGCCTGCTCCGGGCTCTGTCCGCCCGAGAGGAAGACGATGCCCGGGACGGCGGCGGGGACGCTCTGCCGCAAGGCGCGCAAGGTGGCTACGGCGACCTCGGCCGGCGTCAGCTTCTGTCCCGACTTCCGGCCGGGCAGGACCATGTTCGGCTTGAGGAGCAGGCCGTCCAGCGATACCCTGTGCTCCTGCAGCTCGAAGAAGAGGAGTCGCAGCGTGGCGATTGTCACTTCTTCGCAGCGCTCGATGCCGTGATCGCCCTCCATCAGCACCTCCGGCTCGACGATGGGCGTCAGGCCTGCTTCCTGCGAAAGGGCCGCGCAGTGGGCAAGAACACGGGCGTTCGCCTGGAGGGCGTAGCGGGTGGGAATCCCCTCGCCGATGCCGATGACGGCACGCCACTTGGTGAAGCGGGCACCCAGGTCGCGGTACTCGCTGAGGCGTCCGCGCAACCCGTCCAGCCCCTCAGTTATGCGCTCGCCCGGGTAGTTGGCCAATGGCACGGCGCCTTTGTCCACCTTTATCCCCGGCAGGATGCCTTTCTGGAGCAGAAGCGCCGGAAAGGGCGGCCCCTGATGCGAGGTCTGCCGTATCGTCTCGTCGAACAGGATGACGCCGCTCAGGAACTCCTCGACGCCCTTCGTGCTGAACAGGAGGTCGCGGTAGTCGCGACGCGATTCGGGGGTCGAGGGGACGTTGATGGCGGCGAAACGCTTTTCGATGGTGCCGAAGCTCTCGTCGGCGGCGAGTATCCCTTTGCCCGGCGCGACCAGTTCGCGCGCTACCGCTCGTATCTGTTCATGCGTCATGTCCGCTCACCCGGTTTTCACGCTGCCTGCGGCAGGAGATCGCTAACGTCCTCCCGCATCATGTCCGCGCGCGTCTCGCCTCCCTTCGACACGCACAGTATTGTCGGAGCGGTGTTCGCTGCCGCCTCTTACGCATTTCAGGATATGCGGTCGAAGTGAAGAAGTGGTGAAGATTGGGACGGACGGCGTGCAGCAAGGGTGAAAGTCGCGGCATTGACGGGTTGATCTTTGCCCTGTAACATCCTCTGCATCCGACGCTGCGCGCGAGGGAGGCACGGAAATGAAACTCCAGCGTCCGATTTCGCTCATCACGCTGGTTCTTGTCGCCGCCGCCCTGTCGACGGCGTGCGGCGAAGAAGAGGCGACGCCACAGCCAACCGGCCAGCCCACAAAAGCGACGCCAGAAGCGACCGGGGAGCCTGCGGAAGCGCAGACGCCGGTGCCGGGCGTAAGCGACGACCGTATACTGCTCGGCACGCACCTGCCCCTTAGCGGAAGCGCGGCCGCCGCATACGCGCCCGTGGGCGACGGCATGCGCGCATACTTCGATTACATCAACGATACGGAGGGCGGTGTCCACGGACGCAAGATCGAGCTCCTCATCGGCGACGACCACTACAATCCGCCGGACACGATGGAGGTAGTCCGCAAGCTGGTGGAGCAGGACAAGGTGTTCGCAATCGTCGCCGGACTGGGCGATGAGACGCACAACGCCGTCTGGAAGTACCTCGAGGAGCGCGGCGTGCCGGACATGTTCATCGCGTCAGGGCTGCGGAAGTGGACGGAGCCGGTGGTAAAGACTCGCTTCCTCGGCATACCCGACTACCAGATTGAAGGACAGATGCTGGGAGAATACGTGGCGAAGCATCACGACGGCAAGAAGTTGGGCGTGCTTCTGGAGAACAACGAGTACGGTGACGATGGGATGAAGGGCCTCCTCGCGGGGCTGGAAGGCAGCGCGGTGGAGATCGTTACCGAGGAGAGGTGCGAAGCGACCGTCGCCGACGTCAGCGCCCAGACGCAGCGGCTGAAGAACTCGGGCGCCGAAGTCATCGTCTCGCTGGCGGGGCCATTGATGTCGGCGAGCCTGGTGCAGACGGCGCGGCAGCTTCTGTCGTGGGACGTACCCATCCTCGTAAGCGGGGTCGATTGCAGCGACATCTTCATCGTGCTGGCAGGGGCGGAGAACGCGGAGGGGGTGGTCAGCGTTGTGTTCGGTCACCAGATCTACGAGACAGACCACCCGGGCATTAAGCAACATATTGAAATCATGGAGAAGTACGGCCACGGCGTCCCCTCGAGCAACTTCAGCCTTTTCGGAGCGACCATAGCCGAACTGACCGTCGAGGCGCTCAAGCGGGCGGGGCCCAACCTCACAAGGGAAAGTTTCGTCGAAGCCGCCGAAGGAATCCGCGATTTCACCTGTTCCGTATGCCTGACGCCCGTGAACATGAGCCCTACGGACCACAGGCCGATAGAGATAGAAGTGTACAACCGCGTCGAAAACGGGAAGTGGGTGGCGTTCGGGGAGCCGGTGGACTTTGAGACGACGCGCTAGCTGCTGCTAGGCGACGGCTTGCCGTTGCCCTTCGAGCAGGGCGATGAACGGCTCCACGAGGGCGGGGTCGAACTGGGTGCCGGCGTTGTCCCTGAGCTCCGCGATGGCTTCTTCATGCGTCAGGGCCGCCCGATACGGCCGGTCGAGGATCATCGCCGAATAGGCGTCGACGAGGGCCATTATGCGGCCCGAAAGCGGTATCTCCTCTCCTTTCAGGCCGCGCGGGTAGCCGGCGCCGTCCCAGCGTTCGTGGTGGCTGTAGACGGCATCGGACACGTCCTGAAGGTTGGGCACGCCGTGGACGATAAGGTTCCCGAGGACGACGTGCTCGCGCATGATGGTCCGCTCCTCGTCGGTCAGGGGGCCGGGCTTTCTCAGCACGTCATCGGGGATGCCGATCTTGCCCACGTCATGGAGGAGGCCGGCGATGCGCAGGGCGTTGACCGCTCCCTCCGATAGCCCGACGGACTTGCCGAGCGCCACCGCGAATTCTGCGTTCTGCTGCGAGTGACGCCGCGTGTAGCGGTCTTTCCTGTCGACGGCGCGGACGAGGGCGTCGAGCACGCCGAAGGGTGTTCTCCGTTTCGATAGCGAGTCGTCTGTCGGGTGGTGGGCGACGACGAGGTTCCCATCCGTGATCTGCTTGGCCTCCATGAGCGAGGCGTCGGCGTAGGCGATGAGCTCTTCTCTGTGCGTGCTGTCATCGGGGCACACCGCCAGGCCGATACTGATCGCCAGAGGAATGCTCTTCCCGCGTCGCGGCTTGAACCGCTCGCGCGAGACCGAAGCGATAAGGCCATCGGCCGTGGCGATGGCGGCGTCGCGGGCGGCGCCGGGCAAGATTGCCAAGAACTCGTCGCCTCCGTAACGTCCGATGACACCGTGGTCGCCGAACTGCTGCTGCAACACCTGCGCGACGCGCTTAAGCACGCGGTCTCCCTCCTGATGCCCGTAGGTGTCGTTGAACAGCTTGAAACCGTCGATATCCATCATCATAACCGCGAGGGGATGTCCTTCACGAAGACTCCTGTCGACTTCGCGGCGGAGCTTTTCTTGCAGCGAGCGATGATTGTACAGACCGGTCAGGCTATCTGTCTCCGCCAGGTGTTTGAGTTTCTCTTCCGTCTGCCGTCGCGCCTCGACCATCTGGTTAAAGGCGCCCGCCAGCGCCCTCACCTCTTCCGGCCCGATCA belongs to Dehalococcoidia bacterium and includes:
- a CDS encoding fructose-bisphosphate aldolase class I, producing the protein MTHEQIRAVARELVAPGKGILAADESFGTIEKRFAAINVPSTPESRRDYRDLLFSTKGVEEFLSGVILFDETIRQTSHQGPPFPALLLQKGILPGIKVDKGAVPLANYPGERITEGLDGLRGRLSEYRDLGARFTKWRAVIGIGEGIPTRYALQANARVLAHCAALSQEAGLTPIVEPEVLMEGDHGIERCEEVTIATLRLLFFELQEHRVSLDGLLLKPNMVLPGRKSGQKLTPAEVAVATLRALRQSVPAAVPGIVFLSGGQSPEQATANLNAMNRMGPHPWEVSFSFARALQEPPMRAWAGNPAGVPEAQRLFYHRARCNSAARHGRYSPEMERETSAA
- a CDS encoding diguanylate cyclase encodes the protein MRRLWGLAPGSARWRALLASVVLLVIIGGIATVGAWQLRNERATLDALQKRAGVVAALDDARANILLASTYVTAAVFADDPAGLQGPFATVQKAVADDIEKARAGLEELGETDDLAALDRVDQQLTGLEEDVMALIIPNVSAAQEARIAMAVDFVPEIWPAFESMISGLQELGRAQQEEFAAEYVAANRTADDSFGLLVGVSALAFVVAAGTVGSLSFSVVRPLAAMEAKAKAVAGGDLTVKADVIGPEEVRALAGAFNQMVEARRQTEEKLKHLAETDSLTGLYNHRSLQEKLRREVDRSLREGHPLAVMMMDIDGFKLFNDTYGHQEGDRVLKRVAQVLQQQFGDHGVIGRYGGDEFLAILPGAARDAAIATADGLIASVSRERFKPRRGKSIPLAISIGLAVCPDDSTHREELIAYADASLMEAKQITDGNLVVAHHPTDDSLSKRRTPFGVLDALVRAVDRKDRYTRRHSQQNAEFAVALGKSVGLSEGAVNALRIAGLLHDVGKIGIPDDVLRKPGPLTDEERTIMREHVVLGNLIVHGVPNLQDVSDAVYSHHERWDGAGYPRGLKGEEIPLSGRIMALVDAYSAMILDRPYRAALTHEEAIAELRDNAGTQFDPALVEPFIALLEGQRQAVA
- a CDS encoding ABC transporter substrate-binding protein gives rise to the protein MKLQRPISLITLVLVAAALSTACGEEEATPQPTGQPTKATPEATGEPAEAQTPVPGVSDDRILLGTHLPLSGSAAAAYAPVGDGMRAYFDYINDTEGGVHGRKIELLIGDDHYNPPDTMEVVRKLVEQDKVFAIVAGLGDETHNAVWKYLEERGVPDMFIASGLRKWTEPVVKTRFLGIPDYQIEGQMLGEYVAKHHDGKKLGVLLENNEYGDDGMKGLLAGLEGSAVEIVTEERCEATVADVSAQTQRLKNSGAEVIVSLAGPLMSASLVQTARQLLSWDVPILVSGVDCSDIFIVLAGAENAEGVVSVVFGHQIYETDHPGIKQHIEIMEKYGHGVPSSNFSLFGATIAELTVEALKRAGPNLTRESFVEAAEGIRDFTCSVCLTPVNMSPTDHRPIEIEVYNRVENGKWVAFGEPVDFETTR
- a CDS encoding SDR family oxidoreductase, which produces MAGMFEGKVALVTGASSGIGRAAAIAFAREGAKVVVSDVDASGGEDTVHMITDAGGDAYFVRADVSQPDQVENLISETVRKYGRLDFAFNNAGIEGEQAATADSSEANWDRVLSVNLKGAWLCMKNEIPQMLKQGKGAIVNMSSVAGLIGYRNIPAYVASKHGVIGLTKTAALEYATTGIRINVVCPGVIRTPMVERFAGGSPQGEAQLMEAEPIGRLGVPEEVAEAVIWLCSDAASFVLGHAMVIDGGLVAQ
- a CDS encoding dihydrolipoyl dehydrogenase yields the protein MQSFDLIVIGSGSGLEVSAQAARRGLSVAVVENGPFGGTCLNRGCIPSKMLIYTADVMETIRRAPLFGVKTAPPEADWRRIRRRVFESVDAEARSIEEANRRHPRISVFKGHGRFVDRKVLDVGGEQITAETIVIAAGSRPRIPPIDGLEDVPFVTSDDVMRLDEKPRRMAMLGGGYISAEFAHFFGALGTRVSIIEQEPLLLPGEDDDISERFTEVYERRFDLHVGSTVTQVRRDGHELLLRVSSDGSERTLSTDVLMVAVGRAPNSDLLDVEKTGVEVDDKGFVKTNEYLETNIPGIWALGDIVGRYMLKHNANLEAVHVAHNIFNPEKRARISYRGMPHAVFASPQVAGVGLTERQAQRQRLDYAVGVYDYHDTAYGSSIEDHEGFVKVVAARDTRDILGCHIIGTEASVLIQEAAIAMRARLPTTAITQSIYVHPALPEVVQRAFLSVRF